The following is a genomic window from Sphingobacterium spiritivorum.
ATCCAGATATCCGTTACTGTCTATAGGTGTTTCGGTTTTTCTTCCCAGGCTAAAAATAATAGGAAGTGCGTATACAAACCAAATACAAGCAGTACTGGTATACAAAACACTATAATAGATATATCCGTAATCATTACGAAAGGATGCAGAAGATACAAAAATAAAATAAAACGGAAGCATCAGCATCAGGGGTAAAAGATGCCAGATATCCTGTTTAGACCATCTTGTTCTTTCTGTCGCTTTAAACCTGAGATAACCACATGGGCCAAATATCCATAATAAGGGAGAAGCTTTATCTATATACGAAAGTGAAGGATACATATAACTGCATACCACCGTAAACAAAGTGTAAAAGATAAATATCACCAAAATACTTTGCGTGACCTGATCAATAAATGCTGTACTCTTTGTAAACAGTATAAAGCCCAGTGTCACACTGGCCATCAACAGAATAGCTGTAAAAAGTATTGTAGCGATCATTGCTTATTTAGGGATAAGTGTTCTCTGAATTCTGACGGGGTAATCCCCATATAATGTTTAAAGTATTTGTTAAAAGTGGTTTTAGAATTAAACCCGCACTGAAAAGCCAATGATTCTATTTTGAGTATGTACCCTCCTTCTCTGAACAGCTTGACAGCATGTGCGATACGGTATTCGGCTATCCATTCATAAAAATTTTTTCCCAGGTAATTGTTCAGCAATACAGATAGCTGTTGCCTGCTTATTCCGATTTCATCCGCAAGCCGGTCTGCAGAAAGTCCGGTATCCAGATATAACTGCTGCTCTTCTACGGATCGGACGAGGTCTTGTCGGTACAATTCCCAATGTGCTTCATCCATCTGGATCTCTTCCAAAAATGGAAGTTGTACTATTGATAGTTTCCGGCCTGCGGCATTTGTCTGTTCAAAAGAAGAACTCAGGCGGCGGATCAGAAAATCAAAACTCAATAGAGCGGAAAGAACCGACAGCAGGCAGATAATAATCATAGGATCAATATCATAATCAAACTGCAGTCTGTGATGCAGAACAAGTGTCAGGAACCCGAATTCAATGGCACAGAAAATAAAAAAAAGCTTAATAAATAAGGAAACCTTTATATTTTCTGTATGTGATGTCCACTTTTTCATATTCAGCAGTATCATTAAGGTATAACCGATACTGGAACTGCATACTATAAGAGCATTAATCAAGGAATAGGAATAAAACAGAATAGGTGAAGTATCAATCGAATAAATCCATACAGTACATAGTATAAAAGGGATAAGATGGATCAGCATCTGTCTGATCTGCATATATTTCTTATAAAATGTCTGTTGTATCAGATACAGAATAGGGCCATATAACAGCGAAAATGGAATACCTATATTTAAAAATAATGCTGCAAGATGTAATAGCGTTAATAAGCCGATCAGTAAAGTCAGAGCATTAAATATACGATCGGGTAAAATTCTATCAATTTGCATTACTTTATTTAAACATTGAAATAAGATGTAAACTGCTTGATAATATCTTAAGAAAGCTATTAAAAAGGAATCAAAAAGAATACTGGAAAAGGTTTAGGTATTCAAATTGAAAAACAAATATATCGACACCGATCTTCTTTAGACAAAATAAATTTCAAATAACTACCTACAATTAAAACATTAAACCCTAATGTTATTTTATTTATAAGGTACATATATTAACGTATAAAAAAAATAACATTGATCACTTTTTTAATTCACGATAAGACAAAAAATAGTAAGAAAACTACCTATACCTCAACAAATTATATCCTTAGAGAGTTCAACCTATGTATTCACAGAGTTGATTTTTGAAATTTAGGGCTCAAAAGACTTATTTTTTAGTTTTCGTCTTCTCCTTTTTTACGTTCTGTATCGCTCCAGGCATTTTTTACGGAAGAATTATCATCTGCAGACATATCATCTAATAATTCATTTTCCAGTTCGCGGATTGTCTCCTGAACCATTTGTATGTATTCGGATCCCTTGTCTCTGATACGGGCAAGTTTATATAGAGATTTTTCCTCCAGTTTTGAGAATTTCTGAGAAGCCCGGTATACGGTATAGCGTCTGTATCCGAGTTCGGTCATGACATCCACTCCCATACGCAATGCAATATCTGTCCCCACCCGATATACACGATCCACATCATTTTCTATCAGATCATACGCCAGATTTCGGGTATTGGCTATGGCTACTATTTTGAGATGACTAAAATGTTTTTTGACCATATGGACTAATTTCATGTGGTCTTCGTCATTGTCAAATGCGCTGACAATAATACTGGCTTTGGATGCTCCGGCAGACTTCAGAAGGTCATATCGGGTTGGGTCTCCAAAATATACCTTAAACCCATATTTACGCAGCATTTCCACACGATCGCCATTATAATCCAGAATCGTTGTTTCTACCTTATTGAGATGTAAAAAACGGGCCACAATCGTACCAACCTGCCCAAATCCGGCGATGATCACTTTTTTATTTTCGTTTACTTCATCAAATTCTTTTTCTTCAGATTCCGGAGGATTTGCCAGA
Proteins encoded in this region:
- a CDS encoding helix-turn-helix domain-containing protein, encoding MQIDRILPDRIFNALTLLIGLLTLLHLAALFLNIGIPFSLLYGPILYLIQQTFYKKYMQIRQMLIHLIPFILCTVWIYSIDTSPILFYSYSLINALIVCSSSIGYTLMILLNMKKWTSHTENIKVSLFIKLFFIFCAIEFGFLTLVLHHRLQFDYDIDPMIIICLLSVLSALLSFDFLIRRLSSSFEQTNAAGRKLSIVQLPFLEEIQMDEAHWELYRQDLVRSVEEQQLYLDTGLSADRLADEIGISRQQLSVLLNNYLGKNFYEWIAEYRIAHAVKLFREGGYILKIESLAFQCGFNSKTTFNKYFKHYMGITPSEFREHLSLNKQ